A single region of the Drosophila takahashii strain IR98-3 E-12201 chromosome 2R, DtakHiC1v2, whole genome shotgun sequence genome encodes:
- the LOC123002710 gene encoding serine protease 1-like encodes MKLFVLLALAVAAATALPAPSAEQKLTPVPVKDIQGRITNGYPAYEGKVPYIVGLSFSGNGGNWWCGGSIIGNTWVLTAAHCTNNANGVTINYGASIRTQPQYSHWVGGGNIIQHHHFNSGNLHNDISLIRTPHVDFWHLVNRVELPSFNDRYQDYAGWWAVASGWGGTYDGSPLPDWLQAVDVQIMSQSDCSRSWSLHENMICINTNGGKSTCGGDSGGPLVTHEGNRLVGVTSFGSGAGCQAGHPAVFSRVTGYLDWIRDNTGISY; translated from the coding sequence ATGAAACTGTTCGTACTCCTGGCTCTGGCCGTGGCCGCAGCCACCGCCCTGCCCGCCCCCTCTGCCGAGCAGAAGCTGACTCCCGTGCCCGTCAAGGACATCCAGGGTCGCATCACCAACGGCTACCCAGCCTACGAGGGCAAGGTGCCCTACATCGTGGGCCTGAGCTTCAGCGGCAACGGAGGCAACTGGTGGTGCGGAGGCTCCATCATCGGCAACACCTGGGTCCTGACCGCGGCCCACTGCACCAACAACGCCAACGGAGTGACCATCAACTACGGAGCCAGCATCCGCACCCAGCCGCAGTACTCCCACTGGGTGGGCGGTGGCAACATCATCCAGCACCACCACTTCAACAGCGGCAACCTGCACAACGACATCTCGCTGATCCGCACCCCGCACGTGGACTTCTGGCACCTGGTCAACAGGGTGGAGCTGCCCAGCTTCAACGACCGCTACCAGGACTACGCCGGCTGGTGGGCCGTGGCCTCCGGATGGGGCGGCACCTACGACGGAAGCCCACTCCCCGACTGGCTCCAGGCCGTCGATGTCCAGATCATGTCCCAGAGCGACTGCAGCCGCTCCTGGTCCCTGCACGAGAACATGATCTGCATCAACACCAACGGAGGCAAGTCGACCTGCGGAGGCGACTCCGGCGGTCCTCTGGTCACACACGAGGGCAACCGCCTGGTCGGAGTGACCTCCTTCGGCTCCGGAGCCGGCTGCCAGGCCGGACACCCCGCCGTCTTCAGCCGCGTCACCGGATACCTCGACTGGATCCGCGACAACACCGGCATCTCCTATTGA
- the LOC108062478 gene encoding integrin alpha-PS3-like: MIFKCSLADGHCDSYDIDPSPNVYQKAGENILKAEGRDYQWLGGSMDGGTRDEDNLVVCAPRFYKSEKKQISMIGTCYTVKDTTKPRTGIRINPFTRKYRQTHEMENNRTEPFYQMGELGLSAHVTKNSTILMGAPGIDVFKGTVFLMQKNQNGGARPSSLRLKREVSEPNKWGQEEGSYFGYAVSSGYFDSSKPDNLLYVGTAPHANKNLGEAYIFEYRDLGKNIQKLYVFNGTQFGEYFGYSVLAEDLNGDGMTDVIISAPQYVPDMLSHDNGAIYVFINRGSFVFDRAVISSPAGSKGRFGTTLSPIGDINRDGYNDVAVGAPFAGNGAVFIYLGSEHGLRKEPSQRLNAPLHHTSKLGSHLEMFGHGLSRGSDIDKNGFNDFAIGAPNEEVTYLYKAYPVVKVIATVEPTRHRIEPEQDKLNITACYKLTTSSTIKEVQEQELDIRIELDAGKGSFNKSIWIHFSDTAGLEEKCTKHEIEMTPEAKFDNITMKMHYELKKKIPENPEEIDEPITEFCEDCAVLDPAEPKFSTGNITFSTGCFNDTCVADLKLRISYASSEFILGSSDTLRLRYDIINDGEDAFQPLFKVFSTPSLDFAQIPGNCEVAKGVMLCDLNNGFRLGKSLSTYVDVFFDVSQLGGQSLAIDATVSSALSELNPKDNNIITVISLKENSEIDVIGVQKNDQIVLKEDPYTAELMNQYEIMSHGPSQLHA, translated from the exons ATGATCTTTAAGTGCTCCCTTGCAGACGGCCACTGCGATTCGTATGACATAGATCCAAGCCCCAATGTATATCAAAAAGCAggggaaaacattttaaaggcTGAGGGCAGGGACTATCAGTGGCTGGGAGGATCGATGGACGGCGGGACCAGGGATGAGGATAATCTCGTTGTGTGTGCTCCGCGATTTTACA AATCAGAGAAAAAACAGATCTCCATGATTGGAACCTGCTACACGGTGAAGGACACAACTAAACCGCGGACCGGCATTCGTATCAATCCATTCACCCGTAAATATAGGCAGACCCatgaaatggaaaacaataGAACAGAACCCTTCTATCAAATGGGTGAACTAGGACTGAGTGCTCATGTGACGAAGAACTCCACGATTCTGATGGGAGCACCCGGAATCGATGTATTTAAGGGGACGGTGTTTTTAATgcagaaaaatcaaaacgGAGGAGCGAGACCATCGTCACTAAGGCTTAAGAGAGAAGTATCCGAGCCAAATAAATGGGGCCAGGAGGAGGGCTCATACTTTGGCTATGCCGTTAGCTCTGGCTACTTTGACAGTTCGAAGCCGGACAACCTCCTCTACGTGGGCACCGCTCCTcatgccaataaaaatttaggAGAGGCCTACATCTTTGAATATCGAGATCTAGGAAAGAACATCCAAAAGCTCTACGTCTTCAATGGCACGCAGTTTGGCGAATACTTCGGCTACTCCGTTTTGGCGGAGGATCTCAATGGAGACGGAATGACGGACGTCATCATATCAGCACCCCAGTATGTTCCGGATATGCTTTCCCACGACAACGGTGCCATCTATGTGTTTATCAACCGAGGCTCT TTTGTGTTTGACCGGGCGGTTATTTCTTCGCCAGCGGGCAGTAAGGGCCGATTTGGAACTACCCTATCGCCAATAGGCGATATCAACCGAGATGGATACAATG ATGTGGCCGTGGGAGCTCCCTTTGCCGGAAACGGTGCGGTGTTTATTTACCTGGGTAGCGAACACGGATTAAGGAAAGAGCCTAGTCAGCGATTGAATGCTCCTCTCCATCATACTTCCAAGTTAGGATCACATTTAGAAATGTTTGGTCATGGCTTATCCCGCGGATCGGATATAGACAAAAACGGGTTCAACGACTTTGCCATCGGAGCTCCCAATGAGGAGGTTACTTATCTGTACAAGGCATATCCTGTTGTAAAGGTAATAGCAACAGTAGAACCTACAAGACATCGGATTGAACCGGAGCAAGACAAGCTGAATATAACCGCCTGCTACAAGCTGACTACCTCATCCACGATAAAGGAGGTACAGGAGCAGGAGTTAGACATCCGGATTGAGCTCGACGCGGGAAAGGGTAGTTTCAACAAGAGTATTTGGATCCACTTCTCGGATACTGCGGGTCTCGAAGAAAAGTGCACGAAACACGAAATTGAAATGACACCAGAAGCTAAGTTCGACAACATTACGATGAAGATGCACTACGAGCTAAAGAAAAAGATTCCGGAAAATCCAGAAGAAATTGATGAACCCATAACAGAGTTCTGCGAAGACTGTGCGGTTCTTGATCCGGCAGAACCAAAGTTTTCCACAGGGAATATCACCTTTAGCACTGGCTGTTTCAATGATACTTGCGTGGCTGATCTGAAGCTAAGGATCTCATATGCAAG CTCCGAATTTATTTTGGGTTCTTCCGACACCCTACGTTTGAGGTACGACATCATCAACGATGGGGAGGACGCTTTCCAGCCGCTATTCAAGGTGTTCAGCACTCCCAGCCTGGATTTCGCTCAGATTCCGGGTAACTGCGAGGTTGCCAAAGGCGTCATGTTGTGCGACCTGAACAATGGATTTCGGCTGGGCAAATCCCTATCCACCTACGTCGATGTATTTTTCGATGTTAGCCAGTTGGGAGGACAGTCACTGGCCATCGACGCAACAGTTTCCAGTGCCCTAAGCGAGTTGAATCCCAAGGATAACAATATAATCACAGTGATCAGCCTCAAGGAGAATTCTGAAATCGATGTCATTGG AGTTCAGAAGAATGATCAAATTGTTCTTAAAGAGGATCCTTACACCGCGGAACTCATGAACCAATACGAGATCATGAGCCACGGTCCAA GCCAGCTACACGCCTGA
- the Fmo-2 gene encoding senecionine N-oxygenase, whose translation MMKTPLDQKRRVCVIGAGTAGLCALKNSLEAGLDAVAYERGAEIGGTWIFSDKMPKDEYDEVHSSMYEGLRTNLPKEVMGYPDYSYPDDIAESFITSNQVLEFLRSYAEHFKLKPHIKLQHEVIRVRPRLDDWEVYVWDHSTDTCDPVYYDFVYVCNGHYTEPDIPSVEGLDLFEGKTMHSHLYRKADKFKDERVLIIGAGPSGMDITNHVRITAKQVFLSHHLSTTPNTAFMGNVTQKPDVQRFTQDGAVFTDGSTESFDHVMFCTGYKYTFPCLSTDVGIQVIDNFVQPLWKHCININHPTMAFVGLPFNVIPTHIFDMQVRFTLKFFTGQREFPSREQMIAELEQEIGERWGCGVHNHKKAHQMGERQFVYYNELANLAGIENIKPVIHKLMKDCGKKYIFELDTYRSNRYTIVDDDNFLKNGKAIV comes from the exons ATGATGAAAACTCCATTGGACCAGAAGCGTCGCGTTTGCGTAATAGGAG CTGGAACAGCGGGTCTGTGCGCCCTGAAGAACTCCCTGGAAGCAGGCCTCGATGCGGTGGCCTACGAGCGGGGAGCCGAAATCGGGGGAACCTGGATTTTCTCCGACAAAATGCCCAAGGACGAGTACGACGAGGTGCACAGTAGTATGTACGAGGGACTGCG CACCAATTTGCCCAAGGAGGTCATGGGCTATCCGGACTACTCGTACCCCGACGACATAGCCGAATCCTTCATCACCTCCAATCAGGTGCTGGAATTTCTGCGCTCCTATGCGGAACACTTTAAGCTGAAGCCTCATATCAAGCTGCAGCACGAGGTGATAAGAGTGCGTCCTCGCTTGGACGACTGGGAG GTCTATGTGTGGGACCACAGCACGGATACCTGCGACCCAGTCTACTACGACTTTGTGTACGTATGTAATGGACACTACACGGAACCGGACATTCCCAGTGTCGAGGGATTGGACCTTTTCGAGGGCAAGACGATGCACAGCCACCTGTACCGCAAGGCAGATAAGTTTAAGG ACGAGCGTGTTTTGATCATTGGCGCTGGTCCCAGCGGAATGGACATCACCAACCACGTTCGCATAACCGCCAAGCAGGTGTTCCTCAGCCACCACCTGTCCACCACTCCCAACACAGCTTTCATGGGCAATGTCACACAGAAACCGGACGTGCAACGCTTCACTCAGGATGGAGCCGTCTTCACGGACGGCAGCACGGAGAGCTTCGACCATGTGATGTTCTGCACCGGCTACAAGTACACATTCCCCTGTCTCAGCACCGATGTGGGCATCCAGGTGATAGACAACTTCGTCCAGCCACTGTGGAAGCACTGCATCAACATCAATCACCCGACCATGGCCTTTGTGGGACTGCCCTTCAACGTGATACCCACCCACATTTTCGACATGCAGGTCCGCTTCACGCTCAAGTTCTTCACGGGCCAGCGGGAGTTCCCCTCGCGGGAGCAGATGATCGCCGAGCTGGAGCAGGAAATCGGAGAGCGATGGGGCTGCGGCGTCCACAACCACAAGAAGGCACATCAGATGGGAGAACGACAG TTTGTTTACTACAATGAACTGGCCAATCTGGCGGGCATCGAGAATATCAAACCAGTCATCCACAAGCTGATGAAGGACTGCGGCAAGAAGTACATTTTCGAATTGGATACGTACAGAAGCAACCGCTACACGATCGTGGATGATGATAATTTCTTGAAAAACGGAAAAGCTATCGTATGA